AAGCCCGAAGAGAAGGCCGCTCGGCACGGGAGGGCGCTCGAGAAGAACCCCGCGCGGCTCGCGCCCCTCCCCCTCGAGGAGAGGAACGAGGCTCGCCCCGTCCGTCTCCCAACCGGCGCCGAGGCCGAGAAGATCGAGCAGGGTCTCCGCGAGGTCGACGAGCGAGACCGGCTCGGCGACGATCCGGCCGGCGGGAAGGCGCCCCGGCCACCGGAAGACGAGGGGAACGCTCAGGGAAGGTTCATAGAGGAAATGCGAGTGCCCGAAGTAATACCCGTGCTCCGTGAGGCTCTCCCCGTGGTCCCCGACCACGACGACGAGAACGCTCCTGGGACGCCGCCCCCTTTCGAGCCCGTCGAGAAGACGGCCGATCTCGCGATCGGTGTAGGTCACCTCTCCCTCGTAGAGGGCGATCGGATAGCGGACGTCGGTCACCCCGGCGAGCCCGTGATACGCGGGAATCTCGATCCCTTCCAGGCTGCGGTTCGAGGGATCCCTCTCTCGGCCCTCGTAGTACATCCGCCGGAAGGGGGGCGGAGCGGAATAGACTGAGTGCGGGTCGAAGAGGTGAACCCACGCGAGGAACGGGCCCTTCGACTCGGGGAGCCAACGGAGGAACGCCTCGACCGTCCTCTCTGCGATCCGCTCGGTGCCGCGGACCCGCCCCTCGGAGGTCGTGAAGCCGTCCGGAAGCCGGTCATCGAAGTGATCGAAACCTCGGGCGAAACCGAAACGCCTCTCAAGCGGAAACCCGCTGACGAAGGCGGCCGTCTCGTACCCGGCCGACCGGAGAGCCTCCGAAAGAAGAGGAACGGACTCGGCGAGGACGGCGCCGTTGTCCCGAATGCCGTGATTCCGCGGATAGAGACCGGAGAGGATCGTCGCGTGCGAGGGCGCGGTGGACGGGACCGGGGTGAAGCAATCGGCGAACTGGGTTCCCTCCGCGGCGAGACGGTCGAGGTGGGGCGTGCGCGTGCCGTGCGCTCCGTAGCAGCCGAGGCGATCCGCGCGGAGGGTGTCGATCGTGATGAGGAGGAGGCTCGGCCGTTCATCGCCGCCGCAGGAGAGGACGAGGGGAGACCCGAAGACGGCGATCGCGAACACCGCGAGGCGGACTGCGAACGGAAGCCGACCCATCCGATTTCCCCTCAACGAGAAGGGCGGGTCCCTCGGACCCGCCCCCCATCGGCTATCAAGACACGCGAGAGAAACCTACATCACGACCTTCTTGACGGCTTTCTTGCGCGCTTTCTTGCGGGCTTTCTTCTTCGTGGCTTTCTTCTTGGTGACTTTCTTCTTGGTTTTCTTCTTCGCTACCGTGCGCTTGGCTTTCTTCTTCGTGGCCACCTTCGTTCACCTCCCGTGTGAAGGTTGAAGAAAGAACCCCTCGCTGCATTCGGCGAACCGGAGAAGGGACACCTGTGGATTCACCCTGTACGAGGGTTCGCCGAACCCGACACATCTTCCCCACACCCACCCATCATCATTCGATCTATGAGTACACTCGCGACTCGAACGCTCGAGCCGGGTGATGTTGAACGAACGTCTCGGGGTCACGCGCATCTCACACCTCAACGCGAATTCGAAACACGGCACAATATATGTAGCTCCGCGAAAACCTGTCAACTCTTTTCGTACATCGTATCGAACATTTTCTTCCCCGACTTGAGCGGTCCGGACCCGAGGACCCGGTCGCAGAGAGAAAAAAGCTCGCACCTCCCGCATCGGGCGACGAACCCGGAGCCGGGGCATCGATCGAGGATGCCGAGACGACAGAGAGGAAAGTCGAAGCGTAGAGGGTCGTGCGGATCGACGGCACGCAGGCTTGCGGTGAGGCTCTCCGCGGCGGCCCAGTTCGCCGCGCGCGACGAAACAAGGCCCAGCCTTCGACCGATGCGGTGAAGGTGTGCATCAAGCGGAGCGATGAGCTCCGCAGGGTCGACGCTCCTCCAGACGCCGCAGTCGATCCCGTCATCCGGCCGGACCATCCATCGAAGGAAAAGATTCCACCTCTTGCAGGCTCCCCCCTTCTCGGGGGAGGCGAGAAGGAAGCGGAGCCCGTAGGACGAACGAAGGTCGGCGCCACCCCCGCGGAGAGAGAGACGGATCCTGCCGACGAGGGCGCCGAGACGGTCGCGCGTCTCTTCGCCCCCCTCGAGAAAGACCTCCTCGAGGCTTCGATGCGAGCGATAGACGTCGCCGAGCGCTTCGAGAAGAAAGGCCAGATCGGCTCCCGTGTGAAACCGGTAGCGGAGCGCCAAGAACGCCCTCCCGTCGCGGCGCCGATCGAAGCGGCGCACGAAGCGCGCGGGGGAACCTCCCATGAGGGCGAGGACCTCCTCGACATGGCGGCGAATCGCCGCCACCCGCCCGTGGAGAGAAGCGCGGTGAGAAGAGCGACCGTCTCCCGGTCCCCGGGGCTTTCGTAGCGCCGCACGATCGGGAGAGGATCGGTCTCCAGATACTCGGGCCTCGCGTACTTGCGGTACACACGCTCGAGGAACGAGCGGAGTTCGTCGGAAACCATGAGCCCTCCGTGGGCCTCGATGGGAACCGTTCGCCCACGAGAGGATTCTGATGGAAAGGCGGGCCTCGTGCGCCAAGAAAGTGCGAGCGCGACGGGCCGAACGCTCCGCCGAGCGGAGAGGACCGCGCCGACAATCGCTCGTCGCTCAGCTCCGGCTACCGGCAGGTCCAGTGCCCCGGGATCCAGCGATACCCGATCCGCTTCCCCTCCCAGCGCCAATGCCCGGCGACCCGCCGACCTCCGTGGCAAGGTGCGGCCGCTCGGAGCTCGACGCGGGCGGACGGGGGCGCGGGCCGTGTGTAGACGGCGCACCCCGCGGAGAGGATCGACAGAACAACGATCGTGATCGCAAGACGCAGGGCGCACCTCCCTATTCGATTCGACTTCTGCAAGAGTGGTGCCGCTGGCGCTCGGAAAGCGGCGGCCGGAACCGACGGCGCGAGGATACGTTGGCGAGGAAGGCGCAACTTCGGGCTGGAGGGAGCCTCTCGAACGCGTACAATTCACAACGGGACCGTTCGAACGCGCACGGGTT
Above is a genomic segment from Candidatus Eisenbacteria bacterium containing:
- a CDS encoding sulfatase, giving the protein MGRLPFAVRLAVFAIAVFGSPLVLSCGGDERPSLLLITIDTLRADRLGCYGAHGTRTPHLDRLAAEGTQFADCFTPVPSTAPSHATILSGLYPRNHGIRDNGAVLAESVPLLSEALRSAGYETAAFVSGFPLERRFGFARGFDHFDDRLPDGFTTSEGRVRGTERIAERTVEAFLRWLPESKGPFLAWVHLFDPHSVYSAPPPFRRMYYEGRERDPSNRSLEGIEIPAYHGLAGVTDVRYPIALYEGEVTYTDREIGRLLDGLERGRRPRSVLVVVVGDHGESLTEHGYYFGHSHFLYEPSLSVPLVFRWPGRLPAGRIVAEPVSLVDLAETLLDLLGLGAGWETDGASLVPLLEGEGREPRGVLLERPPVPSGLLFGLREGPWKYLLWEDGTEELYRLDRDPGETRNLAPIETERTVEFRERLLRERIDEVKPDETPLDDETREKLRALGYAG
- a CDS encoding TIGR02757 family protein, producing MAAIRRHVEEVLALMGGSPARFVRRFDRRRDGRAFLALRYRFHTGADLAFLLEALGDVYRSHRSLEEVFLEGGEETRDRLGALVGRIRLSLRGGGADLRSSYGLRFLLASPEKGGACKRWNLFLRWMVRPDDGIDCGVWRSVDPAELIAPLDAHLHRIGRRLGLVSSRAANWAAAESLTASLRAVDPHDPLRFDFPLCRLGILDRCPGSGFVARCGRCELFSLCDRVLGSGPLKSGKKMFDTMYEKS
- a CDS encoding YXWGXW repeat-containing protein, which produces MQKSNRIGRCALRLAITIVVLSILSAGCAVYTRPAPPSARVELRAAAPCHGGRRVAGHWRWEGKRIGYRWIPGHWTCR